The sequence GCACATCCCCGTGCATGTGCCGACGCATGTCGCCGGCGTCATGGCGTTTGTGAGTGGCGCGGTCGTCCAGATCGGCATGAGCTTCGATGTCGCCGGCCACAAGCATGTGCCGCTTGAAGTCTACGGCACCGAAGGCACGCTGATCGTGCCCGATCCGAATCGTTTCGGCGGCCCGGTGGAGTTTCTGAAGAAGGGCGGCGAATTTGCCGAGCGCGAGATCACCGCACCCTATGCCGACGGCAATTACCGCTCGCTCGGCGTCGCCGACATGGCGCATGCCATCCGCTCGAACCGGCCGCACCGCGCCAATGGCAGCCTGGCGCTGCATGTGCTCGAGGTCATGGAAGCCTTCCAGACGGCCTCCGACACCGGGCGCACGGTCGCCATCACGACGCAAACGGAGCGTCCGGCCCCTCTGTCCGAATCCCTGGTGGATGGGCAGATCGGCCGCTAACCAAGTAATTTCAGGAGGATTATCATGCGTGAAGCACTTATCGTCTGGGGCGGCTGGAGCGGCCACGAACCGCAGGAATGCGCCCATATCATCCGCGACATGCTGGAAGAGGACGGCTTCAAGGTCTATCTCGAAAACAGCACCGAGGCCTTTGCCGATCCCTCGATCCACGATCTCAGCCTGATCGTGCCGATCGTCACCATGTCGAAGATCGAGAAGGAAGAGGTGAAGAACCTCGCGGCCGCAATCGAAAGCGGCGTTGGCATAGCCGGCTATCATGGTGGCGCCGGCGATAGCTTCCGCGAAAGCGTCGAATATCAGTTCATCATCGGCGGCCAGTGGGTCGCCCATCCCGGTAACATCATCGACTACACGGTCAACATCACCAGGCCTGACGATCCGATCATGGAGGGGATCACCGATTTCCCCTACACGTCCGAGCAATATTACATGCATGTCGACCCGTCGAACGAGGTGCTGGCGACCACGACCTTCACCGGCGACCATGCCTACTGGATCGACGGCGTCGTCATGCCGGTCGCCTGGAAGCGCAAATACGGCAAGGGCCGCGTCTTCTATTCCTCGCTCGGCCACCAGGCCAAGGAATTCGACGTGCCGCAGATGAAGACCATCTTCCGCCGCGGCGCCAACTGGGCGGCGCGCTAAGGCACCTGCCTTTTCTGATTTATGAGCAAGGATTGCCCATAACCCCGGCCCTCTCCCCGCAAGCGGCAGGGCAATTGCATATGGGGCCTGCCAGCGCCGTCAGCTCCTTCTCCCCTCGGGAGAAGGTGGCCCGGAGGGTCGGATGAGAGCTTCGACGCACTCTCCATCCCCACCTTGCCACTCTGAACCGAACTGGTAGAATATTGCCGGCACGCCACAAGCTCTTGTGCTGCTTGCGCTTTTTGCTGCCATGGAGGATGGATGGATCAAGGCGCCATGGAAGCAACGAACACCTCGACCGTCAGCTACGGCATCGAACCAGGGTTGCGCTTCGCTTCCCTGCTCGACGGCCATGGCGGCTGCAGGCAGCAGCTCAATATGGATGAGGTCTGCGCCTGGAAGCCGGCCGAGGGCGTCATCTGGCTGCACCTCGAACGCGACCATCCCGCAACCGCCGACTGGATCGCCCATAAGAGCGGTCTCGATCCTTTTGTCATCGAAGCTCTGCTGGAGGAAGAATCCCGCCCGCGCGTCGAGCCGGTGGGCGACGGGCTGCTGATCATCCTGCGCGGCGTCTGCGCGACCTCGCCTGACGGCGCGACACAGAAACCAGCGGATATAGACCTGGTGCCCCTGCATCTTTGGATCGACGCGAACCGCATCATATCGCTGCGCGACAGCGGCCACTATATCACGGCACTACGCGATATCCGCCTGTCGTTGGAGAAGAAGAAGGGACCGCAGCGCTCCGGCGACCTGCTCGCCCTGATCGGCGACAAGTTGGTGCGCGATCTCGAACCGGTGCTCGACGCCATGGACGAAGAGGTGGACGAGCTCGACGAGCTCATCTTTCACGGCGAAGCCGGCCAGGTGCGCGAACGGCTGAAGCTGCTGCGCCGGCGCGCCGTGCAGCTTCGCCGCTATCTCGCCCCGCAGCGCGACGCGCTGAACCGCATCGAGCATGACGATGCGCCCTGGCTTGCCGAACGCGACAAGCTGCGCATGCGCGAGGTCATCGACAAGCTGATGCGTTACATCGAATATCTCGACGCCATCCGCGACCGCACCAGCATCCTGCATGACGACCTCTCGACCGTCATCAGCGAGCGCATCGCCCGCAACTCCAACCGCCTCGCCGCCCTTGCCGCTTTGCTCCTGCCGCCGAGCGTGGTGGCCGGGCTCTTCGGCATGAATGTCGGCGGCATTCCCGGCGTCAACGACACCTGGGCCTTCATCATCATCGTCGCCTTCGTCACGATCACCTCGATTGCGACGCTCTGGGTACTCAAACGTATCAACTGGCTTTAGGTCCGGCAATTTCGGCCACGCGCGGCGTAAAGACGACCCTTTCGAATAGTGGAAACGCCGCTCCCGCCGGCAATTCGCCTGACCGTCATGCGGATAAGGTGACGAAAAAGGACCGGAACCATCGGTTTATTTTTCGCGATCGACGCAAGGATTTCGGGCATTTCCAATCCCGATCAATCGCTTACCGATTTTACCCCCGTTCGCGGGAATATCGTCCTCAGACCCGGCTTTCAGCGGGCAATCGGGACTCGCCGAATTTTCGTTTGACATTCCTTTAGCTTCATTTATCGTCATTATAGTTTCGGTTTTAGCTTGAGGAGTAGAAACCGAAACAGGGGGAGAGATCATTGTCCAAAGCTCAAAACGACAGGATAGACGGCATCGATTGCGCCGCAGGCCGCAATCCTGTCGAGCAGACTTGCCGTATCCTTGCAGGACGAATGGGGCCTTCCGTTTTGCATGGTGCAAAGCCTATCGACGATGATTGTGTGCGGCGCGAATCGCTCGCATACGGCTCGCGGCAATTCGCGTCTGTGCGGCTATTTAATTCTTATCAATTTGTTGAAAACGCATGGCATTCTGCCCCTATGCCGATCTTGGCCGAAGGCATCGCTCGGTGATGCTGCCGATCGCTATTCAGTGGGCAAAAAACAGGCCTTGCGGCCAGCAGTCCGTCGCGGCCCCGGCATGCGACGTGTAGAAGGAGCCTATCGTGCTTGAACTTAGAAACGTATCGAAGTCGGTGGGCGGCGAGACGCATATCGCAGAAACGAACCTGACGCTGCAGCGCGGCACGCTGAATGTGCTGCTCGGGCCGACGCTTTCGGGCAAGACCTCGCTGATGCGGCTGATGGCCGGGCTCGACAAGCCGACCACGGGCACAATCCATGTCGATGGGAAGGATGTCACCGGCCTGCCGGTGCAGCGCCGCAACGTTGCCATGGTCTACCAGCAATTCATCAACTATCCCGCGATGACCGTCTACGACAATATCGCCTCGCCGATGCGGCTGAGCGGCAAAAGCGCGGCGTCCATTGACAAGGAAGTAAAAAAGGCAGCCGATCTTTTGCGGCTTGGTCCCTTCCTTGATCGCCTCCCCTTGAACCTTTCCGGCGGCCAGCAACAGCGTACGGCCCTTGCCCGCGCCATCGTCAAGAATGCTGGCCTCGTGCTGCTAGACGAGCCGCTCGCCAATCTCGACTACAAGCTGCGCGAGGAACTGCGCGCCGAATTGCCGAAGATCTTCGCTGAATCCGGCGCGATTTTCGTCTATGCGACCACCGAACCTTCCGAAGCGCTGCTTCTGGGAGGTAACACCGCGACCCTGGCAGAAGGCCGCATCACGCAATTCGGATCGACGATCGATGTCTTCCGCAATCCTCATGACTTGATTACCGCGACCACTTTTGCCGACCCGCCGCTGAACACGATGACGCTCGACAAGCGCGGCCGGGAATTCGTGCTCGACAGCAACATCCGCCTGCCTGTACCGAGAGGTTTGGAAGACCGGACGGACGGCCGCTACACGATCGCCTTCCAGCCGCATCATCTGGCACTTGCACCGCAAACGCCGGAAGCTGTCGCTGCGCCTGCCAGGGTCATGGTGACTGAGATCACCGGCTCGGAGAGCTTCATCCATATCGATTTTGCCGGCCAGCGCTGGGTAATGCTGACCCAGGGCGTGCAGGATATCGATGTCGACGATGCGATCGATGTCTATATCGACCCGCGCCACATCATGGTCTTCGACACCGATGGCGCCGCCGTCGCTCCCGCCCTGCAACAAGCCGCCTGAGGAGGGACTATGGCCCGCATCGATCTCGACCACATCCGGCACGCCTACAACGACCACCCCAAATCCGACGCCGACTATGCGCTGAAGGAAGTCAATCACAGCTGGGAAGACGGCAGCGCCTACGCTCTGCTCGGCCCTTCGGGCTGCGGCAAGACCACGCTTCTCAACATCGTTTCCGGTCTGGTGCAGGCTTCCGAAGGCCGCATCCTCTTCGACGGCAAGGACGTGACGCGACTGTCGACCCAGGAACGCAACATCGCCCAGGTCTTCCAGTTCCCGGTCGTCTACGACACGATGACCGTCTACGACAATCTCGCCTTCCCGCTGCGCAACCGGCATGTTCCGGAGGCCGAAGTGAAGCGCAAGGTCGATGAAATCATCGAGATGATCGGCCTTTCCGACAGCGCCCACCGCAAGGCGCGCGGCCTGACCGCCGATGCCAAGCAGAAGATCTCGCTCGGCCGCGGCCTCGTGCGCTCCGATGTCAACGCCATCCTCTTCGACGAGCCGCTGACCGTCATCGACCCGCATATGAAATGGGTGCTGCGCTCGCAGCTGAAGCAACTGCACCGCCGCTTCGGCTTCACCATGGTCTATGTCACCCACGACCAGACGGAAGCGCTGACCTTCGCCGACAAGGTGGTGGTCATGTATAATGGTGAAGTGGTGCAGATCGGCACGCCGAACGACCTGTTCGAGCGCCCACGCCATACCTTCGTCGGCTATTTCATCGGCTCGCCCGGCATGAATGTCATGCCCGTCGAAATCGAAGGCAGCAGCGCGCGTATCGGCAACCGTATGATCGCGCTGCCCGGCGCGCCTAAAGAGAAGCGGGCCGGCCGTTCCGAACTCGGCATCCGCCCCGAATTCGTCCGCATCGGCCGCGAAGGCATGCCCGCCACCGTCACCAAGGTCGAGGATCTCGGCCGCCGCAAGGTGGTCCGCGCCAAGCTCGACGGCCAGGATATCGTCGCCGTCATCGGCGAGGACCAGACGGTGCCGGCCGAGCCGCACATCGCCTTCGATCCGGCCGGCATCAATATCTACGCCGACTCCTGGCGCATCGAGATGGGAGCCTGACGATGGAGAAGACCTGGAACAACAAGGCCTGGTTCATGCTCATTCCGGTTCTGCTGCTGGTCGGCTTTTCCGCCGTCATTCCACTGATGACGGTCGTGAACTATTCGGTGCAGGACACGTTCGGAAACAATCAATTCTTCTGGGCGGGCACGCAATGGTTTGAAGAGATCCTCCATTCGGGGCGTTTCTGGGATTCGATGATCCGCAACCTGATCTTCTCCTTCGTCATCCTGGCGATCGAGGTGCCGCTCGGCATCTTCATCGCGCTTAACATGCCGAAGAAGGGCATCGGCGTTCCCGTCTGCCTCGTGCTGATGGCCCTGCCGCTGCTGATCCCCTGGAACGTCGTCGGCACGATCTGGCAGGTCTTCGGCCGCAGCGATATTGGCTTGATGGGCTATGTGCTGGTCAATCTCGGTATCGATTACAACTATGTCTCCGATCCGGCAGACGCCTGGGCAACGATCATCATCATGGACGTCTGGCATTGGACAAGTCTCGTCGTGCTGCTCTGCTATGCCGGCCTCGCCTCCATTCCCGACGCCTTCTACCAGGCCGCCAAGATCGACGGCGCCTCGCGCTGGTCCGTCTTCCGCTATATCCAGCTGCCGAAGATGAACCGCGTCCTGCTGATCGCCGTGCTGCTGCGCTTCATGGATAGCTTCATGA comes from Rhizobium tropici CIAT 899 and encodes:
- a CDS encoding ThuA domain-containing protein, coding for MREALIVWGGWSGHEPQECAHIIRDMLEEDGFKVYLENSTEAFADPSIHDLSLIVPIVTMSKIEKEEVKNLAAAIESGVGIAGYHGGAGDSFRESVEYQFIIGGQWVAHPGNIIDYTVNITRPDDPIMEGITDFPYTSEQYYMHVDPSNEVLATTTFTGDHAYWIDGVVMPVAWKRKYGKGRVFYSSLGHQAKEFDVPQMKTIFRRGANWAAR
- a CDS encoding zinc transporter ZntB; this encodes MDQGAMEATNTSTVSYGIEPGLRFASLLDGHGGCRQQLNMDEVCAWKPAEGVIWLHLERDHPATADWIAHKSGLDPFVIEALLEEESRPRVEPVGDGLLIILRGVCATSPDGATQKPADIDLVPLHLWIDANRIISLRDSGHYITALRDIRLSLEKKKGPQRSGDLLALIGDKLVRDLEPVLDAMDEEVDELDELIFHGEAGQVRERLKLLRRRAVQLRRYLAPQRDALNRIEHDDAPWLAERDKLRMREVIDKLMRYIEYLDAIRDRTSILHDDLSTVISERIARNSNRLAALAALLLPPSVVAGLFGMNVGGIPGVNDTWAFIIIVAFVTITSIATLWVLKRINWL
- a CDS encoding ABC transporter ATP-binding protein; translated protein: MLELRNVSKSVGGETHIAETNLTLQRGTLNVLLGPTLSGKTSLMRLMAGLDKPTTGTIHVDGKDVTGLPVQRRNVAMVYQQFINYPAMTVYDNIASPMRLSGKSAASIDKEVKKAADLLRLGPFLDRLPLNLSGGQQQRTALARAIVKNAGLVLLDEPLANLDYKLREELRAELPKIFAESGAIFVYATTEPSEALLLGGNTATLAEGRITQFGSTIDVFRNPHDLITATTFADPPLNTMTLDKRGREFVLDSNIRLPVPRGLEDRTDGRYTIAFQPHHLALAPQTPEAVAAPARVMVTEITGSESFIHIDFAGQRWVMLTQGVQDIDVDDAIDVYIDPRHIMVFDTDGAAVAPALQQAA
- a CDS encoding ABC transporter ATP-binding protein, which gives rise to MARIDLDHIRHAYNDHPKSDADYALKEVNHSWEDGSAYALLGPSGCGKTTLLNIVSGLVQASEGRILFDGKDVTRLSTQERNIAQVFQFPVVYDTMTVYDNLAFPLRNRHVPEAEVKRKVDEIIEMIGLSDSAHRKARGLTADAKQKISLGRGLVRSDVNAILFDEPLTVIDPHMKWVLRSQLKQLHRRFGFTMVYVTHDQTEALTFADKVVVMYNGEVVQIGTPNDLFERPRHTFVGYFIGSPGMNVMPVEIEGSSARIGNRMIALPGAPKEKRAGRSELGIRPEFVRIGREGMPATVTKVEDLGRRKVVRAKLDGQDIVAVIGEDQTVPAEPHIAFDPAGINIYADSWRIEMGA
- a CDS encoding carbohydrate ABC transporter permease, whose amino-acid sequence is MEKTWNNKAWFMLIPVLLLVGFSAVIPLMTVVNYSVQDTFGNNQFFWAGTQWFEEILHSGRFWDSMIRNLIFSFVILAIEVPLGIFIALNMPKKGIGVPVCLVLMALPLLIPWNVVGTIWQVFGRSDIGLMGYVLVNLGIDYNYVSDPADAWATIIIMDVWHWTSLVVLLCYAGLASIPDAFYQAAKIDGASRWSVFRYIQLPKMNRVLLIAVLLRFMDSFMIYTEPFVVTGGGPGNSTTFLSIDLVKMALGQFDLGPAAAMSLVYFLIVLLLSWVFYTVMTNYDAGASR